A single window of Nicotiana sylvestris chromosome 5, ASM39365v2, whole genome shotgun sequence DNA harbors:
- the LOC104234920 gene encoding uncharacterized protein, with amino-acid sequence MAVNSSEEQSQDSLNVVELLAEGTTGPLCESHLDMVNLSNLNFVKTPISMDAESNGRNHANLKNGSTDVDGSYILDIDTEKGKSEAPKSIQEMGGNVKTDDCIARMLQREIASLMGGKFMQLLMNHSVELPKFACKDKCLTEKVYDASSNKLRKYKRSASFNSRRIVLLFSFLSSMGTIILIYLTLRVRMSIDGAGNI; translated from the exons ATGGCGGTGAATTCGAGCGAAGAG CAAAGCCAAGATTCCCTGAATGTTGTAGAATTACTGGCTGAAGGAACCACAGGCCCTCTGTGTGAATCACATTTAGAcatggtaaacctatccaatctaaATTTTGTGAAGACGCCAATCTCAATGGATGCCGAATCAAATGGCCGAAACCATGCCAACCTGAAGAACGGTAGCACAGATGTTGATGGCTCATATATTTTGGATATAGATACTgagaaaggaaaatctgaggCACCTAAATCCATTCAGGAAATGGGTGGGAATGTGAAGACGGATGATTGTATAGCT AGGATGTTGCAGAGAGAAATTGCATCACTGATGGGAGGAAAGTTCATGCAACTCCTGATGAATCACAGTGTTGAGTTGCCCAAATTTGCTTGTAAAG ATAAATGTTTGACCGAGAAAGTATATGATGCATCTAGCAACAAACTCAGAAAATACAAGCGCTCTGCATCTTTTAATTCAAGAAGAATTGTTCTCCTTTTCTCATTCCT GTCGAGCATGGGGACAATCATACTCATTTACCTTACTTTAAGAGTTAGAATGAGCATTGATGGGGCTGGTAATATTTAG